In Zea mays cultivar B73 chromosome 7, Zm-B73-REFERENCE-NAM-5.0, whole genome shotgun sequence, the following proteins share a genomic window:
- the LOC103632990 gene encoding calcium-transporting ATPase 5, plasma membrane-type translates to MDTLGALALATEPPTDNLMKRNPVGRREPLVTNIMWRNLFVQALYQVAILLIFDFDGVRILRLQNESRSDAEKVTNTFIFNTFVFCQWSICSSII, encoded by the exons ATGGACACACTTGGAGCTCTTGCATTAGCAACCGAGCCTCCAACAGACAACCTTATGAAGAGAAATCCTGTTGGTCGAAG GGAACCTCTTGTTACAAATATCATGTGGAGAAACTTGTTTGTTCAG GCCCTTTACCAAGTAGCAATTCTTCTGATTTTCGATTTTGATGGAGTAAGGATTCTGCGTCTGCAGAATGAAAGCCGATCTGATGCTGAGAAGGTAACAAATACTTTCATCTTCAACACATTTGTATTTTGCCAGTGGAGTATTTGTTCTTCAATAATTTAA